CCGCTCCAGGGCGCGGTCGTTGAGGTCGAGCAGCATCGAGGCGAGCGCCAGCGGGTCCGCGCCGGGCGCGGCCCGGCCGGCCTCGCGCTCGTCCCGGATGACCTGGGCCACCATCGCGGTGAAGGAGCTGCGGTCGGCGTCCCAGAGCTGGCGCAGGGCCGCGCTCTGGCCCCGGGCCTCCAGCGTGGCCAGGAACAGGTGCGCGTGCTCCTCGACGGAGTCGAAGAGCGTGCTCACCATGGCGCTGACGCGCTCCTGAGCCGGCAGGCTGGGGTCGGCGAGGCGGGCGGTGGCGGTCAGCGCCGCGCCGTAGATCTCCTCCATCAGGGCCGCCACGGCGAGGTGCTTGGACTCGAAGTAGAAGTAGAACGCCGAGCGGGTCAGCCCCGCGCGTCGCGAGATGTCGGCGATGTTGATGTCCTCGAGCCGGCTCTCGCGCAGCAGGGTCTCCAGTGACTCCAGCAGGGCCGCGCGACGCTGGTCGCGGACCTTCACCGCACCGCCGTCCCGGCGCGCTCGCGGGCCCTGGCGATGCCCGTGGGGATCTCCTCGGTGCGCAGCTGGTGCTCGTAGACGAAGTAGTCGAGCTGCTGGGTGTGGCGCGGACGGTCGAGCACGTGCCCGAGGTAGAGCGCGTGGTCCTCGTCGATGATCCGCTCCATCTCCTCGGCCGAGGGCGGCTCGTAGCGGCCGATGGCGTAGGCGGCGAGCAACCGGGACTGGGCCTCCACGAACGGGAAGAGCGTGGGGGTCGACTGGGCCAGGCCCATGAAGACGGTGTCGCGGCGCTCCGGGAGGAACATCCGCTTGTAGAGCCGGATCACGTTGCCGGGCGCGGAGATCACGTCCTCGTCGAAGAACGGGAAGGTGATGTTGTAGCCGGTGGCGTAGACGATCGCGTCGAAGTCCGCGCTGGTGCCGTCCTCGAAGTGGACCGTCTCGCCGTCCAGGCGGGCCACGTTGCCCTTCGGCGTGATGTCGCCGGAGCCGAGCCGCAGTGGCAGCTCGACGCTCTGGGTGGGGTGGGCCTCGAAGAACTTGTGGTTGGGCTTGGGCAGGCCGTAGAGCTCGGGGTTGGACCCGGTCATGACCTGCATCTTCTGCAGGAACCAGCGCTGCCACTTCAGCGGGATGTGCGGGCTGGTCACGAAGTACTTGTCGGCCGGGAGGCCGTAGGCGTACTTGGGCACGATCCACGCGCTGGACCGGGTCGAGAGGGTGACCTCGTTCTGCAGGGACTTGCTGGACAGCTCGACGGAGATGTCCGCGGCGGAGTTGCCGAGCCCGACCACCAGGATCCGCTTGCCCTTCAGGTGCAGGGGGGTCTCGGGGTCGATGTAGTGGTGGGAGTGGAGCGACTCGCCAGTGAACTCACCGGGGAAGTCGGCCATCCGCGGGTCCCAGTGGTGGCCGTTGGCGACGACGAGCAGGTCGACCTCGTCGGTGGACCCGTCCTGCAGGCGCAGGTGCCACCCGCCGCCGGGTCGGGGGTCGGCCTTCTCGACGCCGTTCTCGAACTGGATCCTCTCCAGCAGCCCGAAGGCCTCGGCGTAGGAGTCGAGGTAGGCCTTGATCTGGGTGTGGTGGGGGAAGTCCGGGTACTCCTCGGGCATCGGGAAGTCCTTGAAGGACAGCCGGTGCTTGGAGGTGTCGATGTGCAGCGAGCGGTAGGCGCTGGAGTGGCCGTTGGGGTTGCCGAAGGCCCAGTTGCCACCGACCCGGTCCGAGGACTCGTAGCAGGTGAAGTCCACGCCGTAGTCGTTGAGCATCTTCGCTGAGGTCAGGCCGCTGATACCGGCCCCGATGATCGCTGTGCGCACTGGTCCTCCTCGGTTCCCGCGTGTGCCACGTCGGGTGTCACACCCTTGACGGCGTGACGTGCGGCACACTAGAACGTGTTTTGACACGCGTCAACGAGTTGAGGGGGGACCCCACGATGAAGACCCGGCTGAGCTGCCCGTGCGGCACGGTGATCAAGGGACAGGACGAGGACGACCTGGTCGAGAAGACCCAGGCGCACCTCGCGGCGGAGCACCCCGGCATGAGCTACGGCCGGGACGAGATCCTGTTCATCGCCACATGAGCGCGGTGACGGGTGGGGCCCCGACCGGCCGACGCGCCGTCGTGGTCGGTGGCGGCTCCGGGATCGGTGAGGCCTGCGCCGTACGCCTCGCGCAGGACGGGTACGCCGTGGTCGTGGCCGACCGGGACCGCGAGGCGGCCGACCGGGTCGTGGCCGGCCTGCCCAGCGGCGAGCACCGGGCGGCCACCGTCGAGGTGACCGACGAGGACTCCGTCGCGGCACTGTTCGCCTCCGCCGACGAGGACGGCACGGGTCTGCACGCCGTGGTCAACTCCGCCGGCACCAGCACGCTGGGCGCGGTCAAGGACCTGCCCGTCGCGGAGTTCCGCTCCGTGCTCGACGTCAACCTCGTCGGCGGTTTCCTGGTCCTCCAGCAGGCCGCCCGGCACGTGGTGGACGGCGGAGCGGTGGTCAGCCTGACCTCGCTCAACGCGCGCCAGCCCGGCGGCGGCATGTCCGCCTACTGCGCGGCCAAGGCCGGTCTGGCGATGCTCACCGAGGTGGCCGCGCTCGAGCTGGGGCCGGCCGGCATCCGCGTCAACGCCGTGTCGCCGGGACTCGTCGTCACGCCGCTGACGGCTCCCGCGATGGACATCCCGGGGGTGAAGGACGACTACGTCGCCAACACCCCGCTGGGTCGACCGGGCACTCCGGAGGAGGTCGCGGCCGCGGTGTCGTGGCTGTGCTCGTCGGAGTCGGCCTGGATGACCGGCGAGGTCATGGACCTCAACGGTGGCGCCCACACCCAGCGCTACCCGGACCTGCTCGGGCACGTCAACCGGATGCTGGGGGTCTCGTGAGCGCGCGTGCCTTCGAGGGACAGCACGCGATCGTCACCGGGGGAGGCTCGGGGATCGGGGCCGCCCTGTGCCGGGCGTTCGCGGCCGCCGGCGCCACGGTCGTCGTCGCCGACATCGACCTCGCAGCGGCACACTCGGTCGCCTCGACCCTGGGCGACCGCGGTACGGCCCGACGCCTGGACGTGACCGACGCCGCCGACGTCCAGGCGGCCGTGGACGAGGTGGTCGCCGAGCACGGTCGACTGGACCTGATGGTCAACAACGCCGGGATCACGTGGGGCTCTCGCACCGAGGACCTCAGCGTCGAGCAGTGGGACCGGATCATCGACGTCAACATCCGCGGCGTCACCCACGGGGTGGCGGCGGCGTACCCGCTGATGGTGCGCCAGCGGGGTGGTCGCATCGTCAACACCGCGTCGATGGGCGGCCTGATGCCGGCGGGGCTGATCACCAGCTACTGCATGACCAAGCACGCGGTCGTCGGCCTGAGCCTGAGCCTGCGCAGCGAGGCCGTGCACCACGGGGTGGGCGTGACCGCCGTGTGCCCCTCGGCCGTCGAGACGCCGATCCTCGACTCCGGCCAGCAGGGCGGGTTCGACGGCCGTCGCTACTACCTCACCGGCCAGGGCATGTCGCAGGCGCTGGACCCCGACGACCTCGCCAGAGCCGTCCTGCGCGGCGTCGCGCGGGACGAGGCGCTGGTCATCGCCCCGGCCCGCTCGAAGGTGACCTACGCCGTGGGACGGCTCGTCCCCGGCGTCGCACGACGGATGACCGCCCGCTTCGTCGGGCAGCAGATGGAGGCCATGCAGTGAGCCCGGCGACGACCACCCAGTACCCCGAGCTGGCCGGCTACGGCCTGGCCGGGCACACCGAGTCCCCGCGCGACGTGGTCGCCGAGGCGCGCCTCGCCGAGGAGATCGGGCTCGGCTCCCTCTTCCTCTCCGAGCGCTTCAACGTCAAGGACGCCGGGGTGATGGCCGGGGCGGTGGCGGGGGTCACCGACCGGCTCGGCATCGCCACCGCCGCCACCAACCACGTCACCCGCCACCCGCTGGTGACCGCGACGATGGCGACCACCGCGCACCGGATGAGCGAGGGACGCTACGCGCTCGGGCTCGGACGCGGCTTCGACGTGCTCTTCGACCTGATGGGGCTGCCGCGCATCACCGGCGCCCAGATGGAGGACGCCATCGGCATCTACCGCCGGCTCTGGCGCGGTGAGTCGGTCGTCGGTCACGAGGGCCCGGCGGGCAGCTACCCCTACCTCAACCAGGACTCCTCCTTCGACGAGCGGATCCCCGTCTTGATGATGGCGATCGGCGACCGGTCGCTGGAGCTGGCCGGCCGGGTGGCCGACGGCGTCGTGCTGCACACCTTCCTCACCGACGAGGCGCTTGCCCGGATGGTGCGGGTCGTGCGTGGGTCCGCCGAGCGAGCGGGCCGGGACCCGGCCTCGGTGCGGATCTGGTCGGTGCTCGCCACGGTCGAGGACTCGATCGGGGAGCAGGCCCGGCTGCGCAAGCTGGTCGGGCGGCTGGCGACGTACCTCCAGGGCTACGGACAGGTGCTGGTCCGGGCCAACGGCTGGGACGAGGAGGTGTTCCGGCGGTTCCGCGAGGACCCGTTCGTGACCGGGTACGGCGGTGCGTTCGACGCCGTCGGCACCACCGAGGACCTCCAGCAGCTCGCCGATCGGTTGCTGCCCGAGGAGTGGCTGGCCGCGTCCGCGACGGGCTCGGCCCAGCAGTGCGCCTCCCGCATCCAGGACCAGCTCGACGCCGGCGCGGACTCCGTGGTGCTGCACGGCGCCACGCCCACCGAGCTGCGACCCGTCGTCGAGGCCTGGGCGCGGCAGCGCTCCGCCGACCTCGACGCGCTCCCCGCCAACCCCGGGTGGATGGCATGAGCGCCCCGTCGTGGGCGGTCGCCGCCCGCGAGGACGTGACTCCCGCGTGGCTGGGCGACCTGCTCGGCGTCGCGGTGGACTCCCTGGAGGTCACCCAGGTCGGCACCGGCCAGATCGGCACCTGCTACCGGCTGCGCCCCAGCGGCGACCCGTCGCTCCCGGCCAGCCTGCTGCTGAAGCTCCCCGACCCCGGTTCGCGCGAGCTGCTGGCCGGCGCCTACCGGATGGAGCTGATGTTCTACGAGCGGATCGCCCCCACGCTCGCCTGCCGGGTACCGGAGGTCCACGGTGCCCGCATCGAGGAGGAGAGCGGTCACTTCGCGCTGCTGCTGGAGGACCTCGCCCCCCTGGAGCAGGGGGACCAGGTGGCCGGAGCCAGCCCGGAGCGGGTGCTCGACGCCGCGGTGAACCTGGCCGGCCTGCACGGTCCCCGCTGGTGCGACGAGTCACTGACCGAGCTCCCGGGGCTCACGCTCAACGACGCGGACAGCGTGACGCTGCTCGAGGAGATGTTCCCCTCGACGATGGACCTGTTCCTCGACGGGCTCGGCGACCTGGTCGACCACGAGACCGCCCGGACCCTGCGCGACTGCCTCCCGCTGACACGGGCCTGGCTGCTCGGGCGGCCCGAGCGCTTCGGGCTGGTGCACGGCGACTACCGGCTCGACAACCTGATGTTCACCCCCGGCGGCGGCCGGGGCGAGGTGGCGGCGCTGGACTGGCAGACCCTGTCGCTGGCGCTGCCGGCTCGCGACCTGTCCTACCTCGTCGCGACCTCGTTGGAGCCCGAGGCGCGGCGAGGGTGCGAGGAGGAGGTGGTGGCTGCCTACCACGCGCGTCTGGTCGAGCTCGGGGTCGAGGGCTACGACCTGGCGACGTGCTGGGAGGACTACCGCTTCGCTCAGCTGCAGGTGCCCCTGGTGGCGGCCTTCGGCTGCGCCTACGGCTCGCCCACCGAGCGGGGGATGAGGATGTTCGCGGCGATGGTGCGCCGCTCCGCAGCGGCGATCCGTGACCTGGGCACCCTGGAGCTGGTGTGAGGACCGCTCACCCGGAGGGATGAACGGGGGCGGCAGCGGGCGCCGGAGGGCCCGGAGGTGGTGAGATGTCCCCGTGGACGAGCACGACGCCGGTGGCCCGGCCGGCCCTGACGTCGAGCAGGTCATGTGGCAGCTGGCCGTCGACGCCGCCGGCATCGGCGCCTTCGACTGGGACCTGCGCACCGGGGCGCTG
This genomic window from Nocardioides marinus contains:
- a CDS encoding SDR family NAD(P)-dependent oxidoreductase — encoded protein: MSAVTGGAPTGRRAVVVGGGSGIGEACAVRLAQDGYAVVVADRDREAADRVVAGLPSGEHRAATVEVTDEDSVAALFASADEDGTGLHAVVNSAGTSTLGAVKDLPVAEFRSVLDVNLVGGFLVLQQAARHVVDGGAVVSLTSLNARQPGGGMSAYCAAKAGLAMLTEVAALELGPAGIRVNAVSPGLVVTPLTAPAMDIPGVKDDYVANTPLGRPGTPEEVAAAVSWLCSSESAWMTGEVMDLNGGAHTQRYPDLLGHVNRMLGVS
- a CDS encoding DUF1059 domain-containing protein, translating into MKTRLSCPCGTVIKGQDEDDLVEKTQAHLAAEHPGMSYGRDEILFIAT
- a CDS encoding SDR family NAD(P)-dependent oxidoreductase — encoded protein: MSARAFEGQHAIVTGGGSGIGAALCRAFAAAGATVVVADIDLAAAHSVASTLGDRGTARRLDVTDAADVQAAVDEVVAEHGRLDLMVNNAGITWGSRTEDLSVEQWDRIIDVNIRGVTHGVAAAYPLMVRQRGGRIVNTASMGGLMPAGLITSYCMTKHAVVGLSLSLRSEAVHHGVGVTAVCPSAVETPILDSGQQGGFDGRRYYLTGQGMSQALDPDDLARAVLRGVARDEALVIAPARSKVTYAVGRLVPGVARRMTARFVGQQMEAMQ
- a CDS encoding phosphotransferase family protein; its protein translation is MSAPSWAVAAREDVTPAWLGDLLGVAVDSLEVTQVGTGQIGTCYRLRPSGDPSLPASLLLKLPDPGSRELLAGAYRMELMFYERIAPTLACRVPEVHGARIEEESGHFALLLEDLAPLEQGDQVAGASPERVLDAAVNLAGLHGPRWCDESLTELPGLTLNDADSVTLLEEMFPSTMDLFLDGLGDLVDHETARTLRDCLPLTRAWLLGRPERFGLVHGDYRLDNLMFTPGGGRGEVAALDWQTLSLALPARDLSYLVATSLEPEARRGCEEEVVAAYHARLVELGVEGYDLATCWEDYRFAQLQVPLVAAFGCAYGSPTERGMRMFAAMVRRSAAAIRDLGTLELV
- a CDS encoding NAD(P)-binding domain-containing protein; the encoded protein is MRTAIIGAGISGLTSAKMLNDYGVDFTCYESSDRVGGNWAFGNPNGHSSAYRSLHIDTSKHRLSFKDFPMPEEYPDFPHHTQIKAYLDSYAEAFGLLERIQFENGVEKADPRPGGGWHLRLQDGSTDEVDLLVVANGHHWDPRMADFPGEFTGESLHSHHYIDPETPLHLKGKRILVVGLGNSAADISVELSSKSLQNEVTLSTRSSAWIVPKYAYGLPADKYFVTSPHIPLKWQRWFLQKMQVMTGSNPELYGLPKPNHKFFEAHPTQSVELPLRLGSGDITPKGNVARLDGETVHFEDGTSADFDAIVYATGYNITFPFFDEDVISAPGNVIRLYKRMFLPERRDTVFMGLAQSTPTLFPFVEAQSRLLAAYAIGRYEPPSAEEMERIIDEDHALYLGHVLDRPRHTQQLDYFVYEHQLRTEEIPTGIARARERAGTAVR
- a CDS encoding TetR/AcrR family transcriptional regulator, whose product is MKVRDQRRAALLESLETLLRESRLEDINIADISRRAGLTRSAFYFYFESKHLAVAALMEEIYGAALTATARLADPSLPAQERVSAMVSTLFDSVEEHAHLFLATLEARGQSAALRQLWDADRSSFTAMVAQVIRDEREAGRAAPGADPLALASMLLDLNDRALERLVEGALPRADLEEAIVSIWVRSLFDTPPTTLESA
- a CDS encoding TIGR03857 family LLM class F420-dependent oxidoreductase, yielding MSPATTTQYPELAGYGLAGHTESPRDVVAEARLAEEIGLGSLFLSERFNVKDAGVMAGAVAGVTDRLGIATAATNHVTRHPLVTATMATTAHRMSEGRYALGLGRGFDVLFDLMGLPRITGAQMEDAIGIYRRLWRGESVVGHEGPAGSYPYLNQDSSFDERIPVLMMAIGDRSLELAGRVADGVVLHTFLTDEALARMVRVVRGSAERAGRDPASVRIWSVLATVEDSIGEQARLRKLVGRLATYLQGYGQVLVRANGWDEEVFRRFREDPFVTGYGGAFDAVGTTEDLQQLADRLLPEEWLAASATGSAQQCASRIQDQLDAGADSVVLHGATPTELRPVVEAWARQRSADLDALPANPGWMA